The Acidobacteriota bacterium genome includes a window with the following:
- a CDS encoding ATPase, T2SS/T4P/T4SS family: protein MSLIESLIAAVLRTNGNGLVMHVGERPFVLSPSGPSNLSERPLSVEAMGNVLTDLLSVEDQRALNEVGAVEKELTIPEAPGDRFMLVAARGGDDIWIELRRQRGSTQPRRDQPAASASAAAAPPLPPAQPEAQAETIPTPRPRMAPTHSPLEPPQSTSAPREPEAVLSDPVAGRRRVTSTRDPQPGVVLPLARSPIRTDSSRLTPTPSPKYLGIGRLLRTAAARGASSLYLMAEARPKIRIDDEILPLETEPPLGTAEVESLILELAPGANREALVGGTNAEWVCELPDVGRVRCLSFRDQHGPGAVFRLIPTRLISADQLGLSRDIQALCAEGDGLILVAGPRLSGKSTLTSALVDLINRTRTDYLISLESEIKFLHENRKAIVSQREVRSDPDVMLAHARAALRENPDVLVIDDLKTPELVALALDAADSGHLVIATMTAPTTSAALARLIESAPFDRQAQVALALSESLRGAIAQVLLRKSGGGRVAAREVLFNSSSMAALIAEGKVSQLPLAIDSGRKYGMVPMNDALLAFVQSGAVDAREAYRKAHDRVAFVEQLRREGIDTSFVERLA, encoded by the coding sequence GTGTCGCTTATCGAATCTCTGATCGCGGCAGTCCTCAGGACGAACGGAAACGGGCTCGTCATGCACGTCGGCGAGCGGCCGTTCGTGTTGTCGCCGTCGGGTCCCTCGAATCTCTCCGAGCGCCCGCTGAGCGTCGAGGCCATGGGCAACGTCCTGACCGACCTCTTGTCGGTGGAGGACCAGCGCGCACTGAATGAGGTCGGGGCGGTCGAGAAGGAACTGACGATTCCCGAAGCGCCCGGCGACCGGTTCATGCTGGTGGCCGCTCGTGGCGGCGATGACATCTGGATTGAGCTGCGCCGTCAGCGGGGCAGCACCCAGCCTCGACGCGATCAACCCGCGGCCTCGGCCTCGGCCGCCGCCGCTCCGCCGTTGCCGCCGGCGCAGCCAGAGGCACAGGCCGAGACGATCCCAACGCCCCGGCCTCGGATGGCACCCACGCATTCCCCGCTTGAGCCTCCGCAGTCAACCTCGGCTCCGCGCGAGCCGGAAGCGGTTCTTTCGGATCCCGTTGCGGGCAGGCGGCGCGTGACATCGACGCGCGATCCGCAGCCCGGCGTGGTGCTGCCGCTTGCGCGCAGTCCGATTCGGACCGACTCTTCGCGTCTGACGCCAACGCCATCGCCAAAGTACCTGGGTATTGGCCGGCTGCTGCGCACCGCCGCCGCCCGGGGCGCCTCGTCGCTCTACCTGATGGCCGAGGCAAGACCCAAGATTCGGATCGATGACGAGATCTTGCCGCTTGAAACCGAGCCGCCGCTTGGCACGGCCGAAGTGGAATCGCTCATTCTCGAGCTGGCGCCGGGCGCCAACCGCGAGGCCCTCGTCGGCGGGACCAACGCCGAGTGGGTCTGCGAGCTCCCGGATGTAGGGCGCGTGCGGTGCCTGAGCTTCCGCGATCAGCACGGTCCGGGCGCGGTGTTCCGCTTGATTCCGACGCGCCTGATCTCGGCCGATCAGTTGGGCCTCTCCCGCGACATCCAGGCGTTGTGCGCGGAAGGCGACGGCTTGATCCTGGTGGCGGGCCCGCGCCTGAGCGGCAAGTCGACGCTCACCTCCGCGCTGGTCGACCTGATCAACCGGACGCGGACCGACTACCTCATCAGCCTCGAGAGTGAAATCAAGTTCCTCCACGAGAACCGGAAGGCCATCGTCAGCCAGCGCGAAGTGCGCAGCGATCCCGACGTCATGCTGGCGCACGCACGCGCCGCACTGCGCGAGAATCCGGATGTGCTCGTGATCGACGACCTGAAGACGCCGGAACTGGTAGCGCTTGCGCTCGACGCCGCCGATTCGGGCCACCTCGTCATTGCGACGATGACCGCACCCACGACAAGTGCGGCACTGGCGCGGCTGATCGAGTCGGCACCCTTCGATCGACAGGCGCAGGTGGCGCTGGCGCTCTCGGAATCCCTGCGCGGTGCGATCGCGCAGGTGCTGCTTCGCAAGTCCGGTGGCGGCCGCGTGGCGGCCCGCGAAGTGCTCTTCAACTCCTCGTCGATGGCTGCGCTCATTGCCGAGGGCAAGGTGTCGCAGTTGCCGCTCGCGATTGATTCGGGCCGGAAATACGGCATGGTGCCGATGAACGACGCGTTGCTGGCGTTTGTCCAGAGCGGCGCCGTGGACGCGCGCGAGGCCTACCGGAAGGCCCATGACCGCGTCGCGTTTGTCGAGCAGTTGCGCCGCGAGGGAATCGACACGTCGTTTGTGGAACGTCTCGCCTGA
- the moeB gene encoding molybdopterin-synthase adenylyltransferase MoeB produces the protein MRPLPELSRHEIARYGRQLILPEVGVDGQRRLKAGRVLIVGAGGLGSPVALYLAAAGVGTLGLVDFDAVELSNLHRQILHGTPDVGRSKLASASDRITAINPEVEVRLHEGALTSKNAFDVVRDYDVIVDGTDNFQTRYLVNDACVLTGKPNAYGAIFRFEGQASVFAAKDGPCYRCLYPEPPPPGLVPSCAEAGVFGVLPGLIGTIQATEAIKLLIGIGEPLIGRLLVYDALRLRFQELTLRKDPDCPVCGTHPTIRELIDYEAFCGFKPAAVGPDPSPARPGDVEFNISPADLKARMDRGDVPFLLDVREPQEYQIARLPGGVLVPPGDLVARQGELDPDVEIIVYCHHGVRSANATAYLRSAGFPLTRNLVGGVDAWSLEIDPTVPRY, from the coding sequence ATGCGTCCGCTTCCTGAACTGAGTCGACACGAGATCGCCAGGTACGGCCGTCAATTGATCCTCCCCGAGGTCGGTGTCGACGGCCAACGGCGGCTCAAGGCCGGCCGGGTGCTGATTGTTGGTGCCGGCGGCCTCGGGTCGCCGGTCGCGCTGTATCTGGCGGCTGCTGGAGTCGGCACGCTCGGCCTGGTCGATTTCGATGCCGTCGAGCTCAGCAACCTGCATCGGCAGATTCTGCACGGCACCCCCGATGTTGGGCGCTCGAAGCTCGCGTCGGCGAGCGACCGGATCACGGCCATCAATCCGGAGGTCGAGGTTCGACTGCACGAAGGCGCGCTCACGTCGAAAAACGCATTCGACGTCGTTCGCGACTACGACGTTATTGTCGATGGCACCGACAACTTCCAGACGCGGTACCTGGTCAACGACGCGTGCGTGCTCACCGGGAAACCCAACGCCTACGGCGCGATCTTCCGGTTCGAAGGGCAGGCCTCCGTGTTCGCCGCCAAAGATGGCCCATGCTATCGGTGCCTGTATCCTGAACCGCCGCCGCCAGGCCTCGTGCCTTCGTGCGCCGAAGCCGGCGTCTTCGGCGTGTTGCCGGGACTCATCGGGACGATCCAGGCCACCGAGGCGATCAAGCTGCTTATCGGGATAGGCGAACCGCTCATCGGCCGGTTGCTGGTCTACGACGCGCTGCGCCTGCGATTCCAGGAACTGACCTTGCGAAAGGACCCCGACTGTCCGGTGTGCGGCACGCACCCGACGATTCGTGAGCTCATCGACTACGAGGCGTTCTGCGGGTTCAAGCCAGCTGCAGTCGGGCCAGATCCATCGCCCGCCCGCCCCGGTGATGTCGAGTTCAACATCAGCCCGGCCGATCTCAAAGCACGCATGGACCGGGGCGATGTGCCGTTTCTGCTCGATGTGCGCGAGCCGCAGGAGTACCAGATTGCCCGGCTCCCGGGCGGTGTCCTCGTTCCGCCCGGAGACCTGGTGGCGCGGCAGGGCGAGCTCGATCCCGACGTCGAGATCATCGTGTATTGCCACCACGGCGTTCGGAGCGCCAACGCCACCGCGTATCTCAGGAGCGCGGGCTTCCCGCTGACCCGTAATCTGGTCGGCGGGGTCGACGCCTGGAGCCTCGAGATCGACCCGACAGTGCCGCGGTACTGA
- a CDS encoding Rrf2 family transcriptional regulator: MLRLSKKADYALIAITHLTLKSGSSSAREIAEQFDIPIELMAKVLQRLTRRGLLTSQQGTRGGYQLARAASGISIADVIQAIDGPVAVTACSAHADRCGQFAKCNVRDPLWKIREIIVSALKATTVSELAKDVIVPEVVAPPARMFVQASRS, encoded by the coding sequence ATGTTGAGACTGTCAAAGAAAGCGGATTACGCGCTGATCGCCATCACGCACCTGACGCTCAAGTCGGGCTCGTCGAGCGCCCGGGAGATCGCGGAACAGTTCGATATTCCCATCGAGCTGATGGCGAAAGTGCTGCAGCGGCTGACCCGCCGCGGCCTGCTGACGTCTCAGCAGGGCACGCGCGGAGGCTACCAGTTGGCCCGGGCGGCCTCCGGCATCTCGATCGCCGATGTCATCCAGGCCATCGACGGCCCGGTCGCGGTGACGGCCTGTTCGGCGCACGCCGATCGGTGCGGCCAGTTTGCCAAGTGCAACGTGCGGGACCCGCTGTGGAAGATCCGCGAAATCATCGTGTCGGCGTTGAAGGCGACGACCGTGTCGGAACTGGCGAAGGACGTCATTGTCCCGGAGGTCGTGGCACCGCCGGCACGGATGTTCGTTCAGGCCAGTCGTTCGTAA
- a CDS encoding iron-sulfur cluster assembly accessory protein, which yields MATQLAIQISDAAARHIQKLMAKQGITEGGLRVGIKGGGCSGLSYTFNWEKEARTGDEVFDGPGAAKVFVDKKSLIYLAGTTLDYDSALMGKGLHFINPNAKSKCGCGSSFTV from the coding sequence ATGGCGACTCAACTTGCTATTCAAATCTCGGATGCCGCGGCCCGGCACATCCAGAAGCTGATGGCCAAGCAGGGCATCACCGAGGGTGGTTTGCGCGTGGGCATCAAGGGCGGCGGCTGTTCGGGTCTGAGCTATACGTTCAATTGGGAGAAGGAAGCCCGCACCGGCGACGAAGTGTTCGATGGGCCTGGGGCGGCGAAGGTCTTTGTGGACAAGAAGAGCCTCATCTACCTCGCCGGCACCACACTCGACTACGACTCGGCGCTGATGGGCAAGGGGCTGCACTTCATCAATCCCAACGCGAAGAGCAAATGCGGTTGCGGCAGTTCCTTCACCGTCTAG
- a CDS encoding SUMF1/EgtB/PvdO family nonheme iron enzyme, whose protein sequence is MTDLLPELVRIPSGPFLMGSDEGDAHERPAHVITLDEFLIGACSVTNAEYARFVRATARRSPGVWELPAISQFAPGDSFRELAAPYCWNGTEPPAGKMDHPVVLVTYEDASEYCRWLKHETGWPFRLPTEAESEKAARGGLEGHRYPWGDRLDRSNAAFLADLSLKARVGTRAAKSFSPNGYGVFDAAGNVWTWVADWYRADYYTVSDPRNPRGPASGSLRLLRGGAWTNADERYLRCACRHAVPPDTYGYSIGFRVACAAQA, encoded by the coding sequence ATGACAGATCTCCTTCCGGAACTGGTGCGGATACCATCGGGTCCCTTTCTCATGGGATCCGACGAGGGCGACGCCCACGAACGGCCCGCCCATGTCATCACGCTCGACGAGTTCCTGATTGGCGCGTGTTCGGTGACCAACGCCGAGTACGCCCGGTTCGTCCGTGCGACCGCGCGCCGTTCCCCAGGCGTCTGGGAACTGCCCGCGATCTCGCAGTTCGCACCCGGCGACAGCTTTCGCGAGTTGGCCGCGCCGTACTGCTGGAACGGAACCGAGCCGCCGGCTGGCAAGATGGATCACCCGGTCGTGCTCGTGACCTACGAGGATGCCAGCGAGTACTGCCGATGGCTCAAGCACGAAACGGGTTGGCCGTTCAGGCTCCCGACGGAGGCCGAGTCGGAGAAGGCGGCACGCGGGGGACTCGAGGGGCATCGGTATCCGTGGGGCGACCGCCTCGATCGGTCCAACGCCGCGTTCCTCGCTGATCTGTCGCTCAAAGCCAGGGTGGGCACACGTGCGGCGAAATCGTTTTCGCCGAACGGGTACGGCGTGTTCGATGCGGCTGGCAATGTGTGGACGTGGGTGGCCGACTGGTACCGCGCCGACTACTACACCGTCAGCGATCCCCGGAATCCGCGTGGCCCAGCCTCCGGTTCGCTGCGATTGCTTCGGGGCGGCGCGTGGACCAATGCCGATGAGCGGTACTTGCGGTGCGCGTGCCGGCATGCCGTTCCGCCCGACACATATGGCTACAGCATCGGGTTCAGGGTCGCCTGCGCGGCCCAGGCGTGA
- the hscB gene encoding Fe-S protein assembly co-chaperone HscB, giving the protein MQPDTSAVTIQPCKHCGTQAPVDVHFCPRCDRILTLGRHGDYFTFFGLPRRLHVDVHDLEQRFRALSRQFHPDYFYNSSSTERLASLERSSYLNDGFRTLREPVDRLEYLLKLEGFAPKEAHEATSQVPPELLEEVFELNEQLEAIQQMRADGAAEAEVAAKLEAARLPIQANLDAHERQLNTLMAQHDAQWERGDVAGRRVTLETLRALLVERTYLTNLLATVRRELGGDQAARV; this is encoded by the coding sequence ATGCAGCCCGACACATCAGCGGTGACGATTCAGCCCTGCAAACACTGCGGCACGCAGGCGCCGGTCGACGTGCATTTCTGCCCGCGCTGCGACAGGATCCTCACGCTCGGCCGCCACGGCGACTACTTCACGTTTTTCGGCTTGCCGCGACGGCTGCACGTGGACGTGCACGATCTGGAGCAACGCTTTCGCGCGCTCAGCCGGCAGTTCCATCCGGACTACTTCTACAACTCCAGTTCAACGGAGCGACTGGCCAGCCTGGAACGATCGTCGTATCTCAACGACGGGTTCCGCACGCTGCGCGAGCCGGTCGATCGGCTCGAGTACCTGCTGAAGCTGGAAGGCTTCGCGCCCAAGGAAGCGCACGAGGCCACGTCGCAGGTGCCGCCGGAACTGCTCGAGGAAGTCTTCGAGCTCAACGAGCAGCTCGAGGCAATCCAGCAGATGCGCGCCGACGGGGCAGCCGAGGCCGAGGTGGCCGCGAAGCTCGAAGCGGCGAGGCTGCCGATCCAGGCTAACCTCGATGCGCACGAGCGCCAATTGAACACGTTGATGGCGCAGCACGACGCGCAGTGGGAGCGCGGCGATGTCGCAGGCCGCAGGGTGACACTGGAAACATTGCGCGCCTTGCTCGTCGAACGCACGTATCTGACCAATCTGCTCGCGACGGTCCGGCGGGAACTGGGCGGCGACCAGGCGGCGCGCGTATGA
- a CDS encoding CoA transferase, protein MRPLDGTTVLDLTRVLSGPYCTMMLADMGARVIKIERPGRGDDTRAWGPPFVGGESSYFLTINRNKESVAVDFKRPEGRRILDQLLARADVLVENFQPGTLDAIGLGYRDLAARHPRLIYCSITGYGLTGPQRDRPGYDAVAQAEGGLMSLTGPEGGDPYRLGVAIADIAAGLFAAQGITLAMLARARTGEGQLVDVSLLDSVAALLTYQAGIYFRTGTAPVRTGNRHPSIAPYDTFAAADGTLVLAVGNDEQWKTFCAVVGLDDFVTDPVFATNAARVEHYDLLQPRIARVLGQGSRQSWIDRLVPAGVPCAAVKTLDEVMTDPQLLAREMIEHVEHPSAGPIDLLGLPIKLSATPGRVSAPPPRLGEHTVSVLEHDLGMLPADIARLGRDAVIEIAPPLSGHTIRR, encoded by the coding sequence ATGCGTCCCCTCGACGGCACCACCGTTCTCGATCTGACGCGGGTCCTGTCCGGCCCGTACTGCACCATGATGCTGGCCGACATGGGCGCGCGCGTCATCAAGATCGAGCGCCCTGGCCGCGGCGACGACACCCGCGCGTGGGGGCCGCCATTTGTCGGTGGCGAAAGCTCGTACTTCCTTACCATCAATCGCAATAAGGAGAGTGTCGCGGTTGACTTCAAGCGCCCGGAAGGCCGCCGCATTCTCGACCAGCTTCTGGCGCGTGCGGATGTGCTGGTCGAGAACTTTCAGCCGGGCACGCTCGACGCGATCGGGCTTGGTTACAGGGACCTCGCCGCACGTCATCCCCGCCTCATCTACTGCAGCATCACCGGGTACGGCCTGACTGGTCCGCAACGCGATCGGCCCGGCTACGACGCCGTCGCGCAGGCGGAAGGCGGCCTGATGAGCCTCACTGGCCCTGAGGGTGGCGATCCGTACCGCCTCGGAGTGGCCATCGCCGATATCGCCGCCGGGTTGTTCGCCGCGCAAGGCATCACGCTGGCCATGCTCGCGCGTGCGCGAACAGGCGAGGGACAACTGGTGGACGTGAGCTTGCTCGATTCGGTGGCCGCGCTACTCACCTACCAGGCCGGTATCTACTTCCGGACGGGAACCGCGCCGGTTCGAACGGGCAATCGCCATCCGAGCATCGCGCCGTACGACACCTTCGCGGCCGCCGATGGGACGCTGGTGCTGGCGGTGGGAAACGACGAACAATGGAAGACGTTCTGCGCGGTGGTCGGATTGGACGATTTCGTAACTGATCCGGTCTTTGCCACCAATGCGGCGCGTGTCGAGCACTACGACCTATTGCAACCTCGGATTGCCCGTGTGCTTGGCCAGGGCAGCCGCCAGTCGTGGATCGACCGACTGGTGCCGGCCGGCGTGCCGTGTGCCGCAGTCAAAACGCTTGATGAAGTGATGACGGACCCCCAACTGCTGGCCCGTGAGATGATTGAGCACGTGGAGCACCCGTCGGCCGGGCCGATCGACCTGCTCGGCCTGCCCATCAAACTCTCGGCCACCCCGGGCCGCGTGTCGGCACCGCCGCCCCGTCTGGGCGAACACACCGTGAGCGTCCTGGAACACGATCTGGGAATGCTGCCGGCCGATATTGCGCGCCTTGGCCGCGACGCGGTTATTGAGATCGCGCCGCCACTATCAGGTCACACCATCAGGAGATGA
- a CDS encoding homoserine dehydrogenase — translation MVYLDLVLVGFGHVGRRFARLLQEKHVRLRGDYEMSWRVIGISTRRHGTVFDARGLDLEKALKLADAGLFLGQLTQPDAVSALGPDATGLALIKHATAETRRRQVQQLVVVETTLLDIKAGQPATDHVATALRGGAHVVTTNKGPVAFAYRELDAAAALARRRFLFEGAVMDGIPIFNLVRETLPAADIEGFRGVINSTTNFILTAMEAGRSYQDALAEMQQAGIAEADPSFDVDGWDAAAKTAALINVLMHGSVTPHAIDRTGIGGITMDHVLEAIGRGKRLRLVATAERRDGHPVGRVAPIELDAGDPLAQLTGMQNLLVLQTDVLGDVGIHQLDGGLTQTAYALLTDLITIARGSAQA, via the coding sequence GTGGTTTATCTCGATCTCGTGCTCGTCGGATTCGGCCATGTCGGCCGACGTTTCGCGCGCCTGCTGCAGGAGAAGCACGTCCGGCTGCGCGGCGATTACGAGATGAGCTGGCGCGTGATCGGCATCAGTACGCGCCGCCACGGCACGGTGTTCGACGCGCGCGGCCTCGACCTCGAGAAGGCACTCAAGTTGGCGGACGCCGGTCTGTTTCTTGGCCAACTGACACAGCCGGACGCCGTCAGCGCACTCGGGCCTGACGCGACGGGCCTGGCACTCATCAAGCACGCAACGGCCGAAACGCGTCGCCGGCAGGTGCAACAGCTCGTCGTAGTCGAGACGACGCTGCTCGACATCAAGGCCGGGCAGCCGGCAACCGATCATGTGGCCACCGCTCTGCGCGGCGGCGCCCACGTCGTCACGACCAACAAGGGACCCGTGGCGTTCGCCTACCGCGAACTCGATGCGGCTGCCGCGCTCGCGCGTCGCCGGTTCCTGTTTGAAGGCGCCGTGATGGACGGCATACCCATCTTCAATCTTGTTCGCGAAACGCTGCCGGCCGCGGACATCGAAGGGTTCCGGGGCGTCATCAACAGCACGACCAACTTCATCCTCACCGCGATGGAAGCGGGCAGGAGCTATCAGGACGCGCTGGCGGAGATGCAGCAGGCGGGCATCGCCGAGGCCGATCCGTCGTTCGACGTCGATGGCTGGGACGCGGCAGCCAAGACTGCCGCGCTCATCAACGTGCTGATGCACGGCTCGGTGACGCCGCACGCGATCGATCGGACGGGCATTGGCGGGATCACAATGGACCACGTGCTGGAGGCGATCGGTCGGGGCAAGCGGTTGCGTCTGGTCGCCACGGCTGAACGGCGCGACGGACACCCGGTTGGGCGAGTGGCCCCCATTGAACTGGACGCTGGCGACCCACTCGCGCAATTGACAGGCATGCAGAATCTGCTCGTCCTTCAAACGGATGTGCTGGGCGATGTCGGCATCCACCAACTCGATGGCGGCCTGACTCAGACCGCGTACGCGCTGCTGACCGACCTGATCACCATTGCGCGAGGGTCCGCACAGGCATGA
- a CDS encoding IscS subfamily cysteine desulfurase, with amino-acid sequence MKFPIYFDNHATTPVDPRVLDMMLPYFSEHFGNAASRNHKYGWEAEEAVEIARKQIADLIGASAKEIVFTSGATESDNLAIRGAAYMYREKGDHIITAVTEHKAVIDTCKRLEKEGFRMTYLPVRKDGLIDLDRLREAITDKTTLISIMTANNEIGVLQPIAEIGAIAKERGVLFHTDAVQAVGKVPFDVNAANVHMASISAHKMYGPKGVGALYVRRRNPRVLLTPIIEGGGHERGMRSGTLNVPGIVGFGKAAELCRLEMAADAAHTRALRDRLNQKLHQNLDELYINGSMEHRLPGSLNISFAYVEGESLLMGINDVAVSSGSACTSASLEPSYVLKALGTGDELAHSSIRFGIGRFNTEEEVDYVADKLVGVVRKLREMSPLYEMAKEGVDLSKMQWQAH; translated from the coding sequence CTGAAGTTCCCGATCTATTTTGATAATCATGCGACCACGCCGGTCGACCCGCGCGTGCTGGACATGATGCTGCCATATTTCAGCGAGCACTTCGGCAACGCGGCCAGCCGCAACCACAAGTACGGCTGGGAGGCCGAAGAGGCCGTCGAGATTGCGCGCAAGCAGATTGCCGATCTGATTGGTGCGAGCGCCAAGGAAATCGTGTTCACCAGTGGCGCCACCGAATCGGACAACCTCGCCATCCGGGGCGCGGCGTACATGTACCGCGAGAAGGGCGACCACATCATCACGGCGGTCACCGAGCACAAGGCGGTCATCGACACCTGCAAGCGACTTGAGAAAGAGGGCTTCCGGATGACGTACCTGCCGGTCCGGAAAGACGGCCTCATCGACCTCGACCGTCTGCGCGAGGCCATCACCGACAAGACGACGCTCATCTCGATCATGACCGCCAACAACGAGATTGGCGTGCTGCAGCCGATTGCCGAGATTGGTGCGATCGCGAAAGAGCGCGGTGTGCTGTTCCACACCGACGCCGTGCAGGCGGTCGGCAAGGTGCCCTTCGACGTCAATGCGGCGAATGTCCACATGGCGTCGATCAGTGCGCACAAGATGTACGGGCCGAAGGGCGTGGGCGCGCTCTACGTGCGGCGGCGAAACCCGCGCGTCCTGCTGACGCCCATCATCGAGGGCGGCGGCCATGAACGCGGCATGCGGTCAGGGACGTTGAATGTGCCCGGCATCGTGGGCTTTGGCAAGGCGGCTGAACTGTGCCGACTCGAGATGGCGGCCGATGCGGCGCACACGCGGGCGCTACGCGACCGGCTCAACCAGAAGCTCCACCAGAACCTCGACGAGTTGTACATCAACGGCTCGATGGAGCACCGGCTGCCGGGCAGCCTGAACATCAGCTTCGCCTACGTGGAAGGCGAATCGCTGCTGATGGGCATCAATGACGTGGCGGTGTCGTCGGGATCGGCCTGCACGTCGGCCAGCCTCGAGCCGTCCTACGTGCTCAAGGCGCTCGGCACGGGCGACGAACTGGCGCACTCGTCAATCCGGTTCGGGATTGGCCGGTTCAATACCGAGGAAGAAGTCGATTACGTGGCCGACAAGCTCGTGGGCGTCGTCAGGAAACTGCGAGAGATGTCGCCGTTGTACGAAATGGCCAAAGAAGGTGTCGACCTGTCGAAGATGCAGTGGCAGGCGCATTAG
- the iscU gene encoding Fe-S cluster assembly scaffold IscU, with product MAYSDKVVDHFNHPRNVGSMPKDDPSVGTGLVGAPECGDVMKLQVRVNPSTGVIDEAKFKTFGCGSAIASSSLATEWLKGKTVDEALSIKNTDIVAELALPPVKVHCSVLAEDAIKAAIADFKKKQEAGL from the coding sequence ATGGCGTATTCAGACAAGGTCGTCGATCACTTCAATCATCCGCGCAATGTAGGATCAATGCCCAAAGACGATCCCAGCGTGGGCACGGGGCTGGTCGGCGCGCCTGAATGTGGCGACGTCATGAAGCTGCAGGTGCGGGTGAATCCGTCGACCGGCGTGATCGACGAAGCGAAATTCAAGACGTTCGGCTGCGGGTCGGCCATTGCCAGCTCCAGCCTGGCCACCGAGTGGCTCAAGGGCAAGACGGTTGACGAGGCGCTGTCGATCAAGAATACCGACATCGTTGCCGAGCTGGCGTTGCCGCCCGTCAAGGTGCATTGCTCGGTGCTGGCGGAGGACGCCATCAAGGCGGCCATCGCCGATTTCAAGAAGAAGCAAGAGGCAGGGCTGTAG
- a CDS encoding aminotransferase class I/II-fold pyridoxal phosphate-dependent enzyme yields MRIPRFAMERMQSTYENLVDYNLSESGVHPMRVEELIDDPADRAALLAQELLYTQSNGTIELRERIAALYPGATADHVEVTNGGSEANFVTMWHLIEPGDHVVMMVPNYGQTLGLVEGFGGEMRPWPLRMTVDGRRWVVDLDHLRTLVTPRTRMIVICNPNNPTGARIGAADLDGICQIAAKYGAWVLADEIYRGAEFDGVETASVWGRYDRVIVTSGLSKAYGLPGLRIGWIVSAPPLVAATWAHHDYTTIGPGALSDRLARHALQPAVRARILQRTRRILTANLPVMTDWLDAHRDRFTYALPEAGAIVYVKYRDAINSVDLVDRLREEKSVLIVPGDHFGMDGYLRIGFGSEVRYLRDGLDRLADLLRGLPTDTTR; encoded by the coding sequence ATGCGTATTCCCCGTTTCGCGATGGAACGGATGCAGTCCACCTATGAGAACCTGGTGGACTACAACCTGTCGGAAAGTGGTGTCCACCCGATGCGGGTGGAGGAACTGATTGACGATCCCGCCGATCGCGCGGCACTGCTCGCCCAGGAACTCCTCTACACGCAGTCGAACGGCACCATCGAATTGCGCGAGCGGATTGCCGCGCTCTATCCGGGCGCGACCGCCGACCATGTCGAGGTGACCAACGGCGGTTCCGAAGCCAACTTCGTCACGATGTGGCACCTGATCGAACCGGGCGACCACGTGGTGATGATGGTGCCGAACTACGGCCAGACACTTGGGCTGGTTGAGGGGTTTGGCGGCGAAATGCGGCCATGGCCGCTGCGCATGACGGTGGACGGCCGACGCTGGGTGGTCGATCTTGATCATCTGCGCACGCTGGTCACGCCCCGGACGCGGATGATTGTGATCTGCAACCCGAACAACCCGACCGGCGCCCGGATCGGCGCGGCGGATCTCGACGGCATCTGTCAGATTGCCGCGAAGTACGGCGCCTGGGTCCTGGCCGACGAAATCTACCGGGGCGCCGAGTTCGACGGCGTCGAGACGGCCTCGGTGTGGGGCCGCTACGATCGCGTCATCGTCACGAGCGGCCTGTCAAAAGCCTACGGTCTACCCGGGCTGCGCATCGGCTGGATCGTCAGCGCACCGCCCCTGGTCGCCGCGACATGGGCGCATCACGACTACACGACCATCGGGCCCGGTGCGCTCAGCGATCGGCTGGCGCGGCACGCGCTGCAGCCGGCCGTGCGCGCGCGCATCCTGCAGCGCACGCGGCGCATCCTGACGGCCAACCTGCCGGTGATGACCGACTGGCTCGATGCGCATCGCGACAGGTTCACGTATGCCCTACCCGAGGCGGGTGCGATTGTGTATGTGAAGTATCGCGACGCGATCAACTCCGTGGACCTGGTCGATCGGCTGCGCGAGGAAAAGAGCGTACTGATCGTGCCGGGCGATCATTTCGGCATGGACGGCTACCTCCGGATTGGCTTCGGCAGCGAAGTCAGGTACCTGCGCGACGGGCTCGATCGGCTAGCCGACCTGCTTCGCGGGTTACCGACCGACACGACCCGGTGA